Genomic segment of Gouania willdenowi chromosome 17, fGouWil2.1, whole genome shotgun sequence:
CCTCTTCTGCGCCTGCCTCGTCTTCGAGTTGCTTGAAATAgacttatttacatttttcagaacgaaacaaaaaaaaacaatgttagtATATGAAATCCGTCCCATCGCAAAGCAGGTATGATCCTTTTAATTGTTTGACTATAATCTTAAGATAATGCTTGATAATCGATTAAGAAAGCCTCAAGTTAAAACCTGATCTTAAACAGCTACATAAGAAGAACTTCATTCTCATCCTGTCTTTTCCCATCTTGTCCCTGCAGATGTTGGTAGCATTACAGGGACTCGTGAGTCTAGAAGTGATGCATGCAGACATCAAGCCTGACAATATTATGCTGGCCAACATTAAGGAGTGTGCATACCGAGTCAAGCTCATTGACTTTGGTTTGGCTATTCGATCCTCTGGTGCCACACAGGGATTGTTACTCCAGCCCATCGGCTACAGGTAGGAGGGTGTCCCCCTGAAtgacttctgtgtttttgtaacaaACATGTGTCATTAAAATGTTGGCACTAGGTGCTAAGCACCAGATTTCTAAAGCATATGTCATTAATTTTGCTTCACAGGGCCCCAGAGATTTGTCTTGGCCTTCTATACACAGAGTCCATTGACATGTGGGGACTGGGCTGTACGCTGGCCTTTCTGTATCTGACACAGAACCTCTTCATTGTCAACTGTGAATATCTCATGGTAGGTCATCTTTTTTATTcaccatccctccatccatttAATGACCCACATGCTCTTTTTCAGGGTTGTGGCTGTTTTATATGCATGTATATAAATTCTTGAAGAACTGCCCctaatgtgtgtaattgtgtgttctATCTGCAGATGAAATCCATGGTGGAGATTCTCGGTATGCCGTCGGACCACGATCTCCAATTTGGCATGCATTCCAAGAGATTCTTCCGTCAGGAAAAGGATGAGCTTGGCTTAAGATGGAGGCTCAAggtaaaactgtttttattgttgttgaaccTTGACTGTTGTCTTAAACTTATCCTAAACCCTTATCATTGCCATTATGTTTCCTCAGACACCAGAAGAATACTCAAGTATTCACATTAAGGAAGCGATGGAATGGCCCACAGGGCGCCCTCATTTTACCTCATTGGATGAACTGTTCTATGTAAGTGTTCTCGACAATATTTGAGTTCAAATACTTAGCAGCAGTCTCTTCGTTAAAATGTAACCTAGTTTAGACATGCGTTTATAAGCTGAAATTattcaccttttttttgttaacatacatataataatgtgttatgAGTGAGAGACGTTTGAACTTGTGCAAAGAccaaactcttttttttaatccaggtCATTAAAAAAGAGGATGCTGAGGAAATGAAGGACATTAGGATGTTCATCGACTTCCTCAAACAAATGTTACATCTGGATGGGTGGGCGCGAATCACTCCTGAGGCGGGTCTTAAGCATCCATTCATCACCATGTCCCACCTGAGCCAGGATCCAGACAGATGTGACTAGTGAGTAAATGCACTGAGGCAATCACACACATGGAGTTCAACTTGTTGTTCTATTGACTTTTGTACTCATCTTTTTGACTTAATTTTTCCTCTAGTCTAACCAAGGCACAGGAATTCATGTCAAAGAGTGAACCTCCTTTGAAGGATGTCATTGGTCAAGAGGACACTGACGAGGAACGTATGGCCCAGCTGTGTCCTGCAGCTGGCCAGTGTGAACCAACTGAAACAGAAAGTTCAAAAcatatatttgtttgtgttcagtCTCTTGATTCAAACAGCTAATGGGAAGATGTTGAGACacttgaagatgaagatgaattTGAGAAGGTCCCGTTTACTCCTTCATCTGGCCAAAGTGAAGACATTGagaaaaatgtctccaaagaACTCCATCTTCATTCAACTGAGGATGATTCTGAAATCCAGTCCCTTCCAGAACAATTTCTTAATAGTCATGATGAAACTCTGGATTTGGTTTCCTCAGTGAATGGACCTGCGGTGGACAGCAGTGACTAGTGAGTAAATGCACTGAGGCAATCACACACATGGAGTTCAACTTGTTGTTCTATTGACTTTTGTACTGatctttttgtctttatttttattctagtcTAACCAAGGCACATGAATTCATGTCAAAGAGTGAACTTCCTTTGAAGGATGTTGTAGGAAGaagagatgagttattattaatgggttatataactaagaatattaattatgattattaatattacttcaaatttgcggggtgccactccttttaacgggagaaatatgtctaagtttttagactaaactcatcaatgtgaaaccagggaaaagtgaattctaccagccatctacaccatcatcacagctttaatgaatcagaggaatcaaatattatgtttaaccttttattcaaaagtcaacaattaacacagtcaaaatatcaattgaaatgggataattaaatcatgataaaatgcatttctaggctaataaaagtgaggattatatgtaataaagtgaaatcactaatctaggaggatgctagtctactaaatattgaataaaaatgcaggatacatattcaataataagatcataaaatcaaagaataaaataaagagagctcataacaaagagaggaggacggacaagggggagacgaacaaacatgaatgagatgtactgtgtgtgcagcatgttgttaatgcgtgtaagtttgtagttatggaaatatgtatgtgatctattgtggatgaagttgctgatgaaagttcattcttgtaccttggaggtgatgtcaggctggacctggaggtgctgttgaagcaatgtagcaggacgtgccaccgttggttctgtttcggttccacagaatttagccccttcagccgatccgggcggttaggccttcgcagctggcttagataatggctcttggctaaccacaacgggtcgcgggccgggcttcctttcggctgttacgcacgtcactgggtaccggattcgtccgaaccaagcagctgtagactccaaaatctaactgtttcaactaaaaataaaaatgaaatgaaagactggaaacatgaggcaagacgggtgagcatgaacgcccgcgtccaaaactgttgtttctggtcacgcgtctttttttaaagggcgtttggcgacgccttttggaggaggcgtcttcGTTGAttattctgtgatcatgtcggtgattggtcactgtcactgctttcagcttgtgggtgtgtcttgggtgtgtgtgagtgtgagacagagacagacgacaagggatgattctaaacataaaagaatgcctaataattaaatccacatatttcaaaacatcttttcaacatcatatcctgaaatatcatgtattacgaaagagtttgataccaaacacgactaggaaatagcctcaaatcactttaggaactaattaatgcattttgcttgtaattattcataaacataaatgtcaaaaatcatgttatgcctcctcttaactatatgatcgcagtaaatacctcaaactaacttttgtgatgttttctggtatttttaagcacttttaaatgataaacattttaaaatagcattctgttggttattgcattacatgaaacgagtgcagacacatttgcaatttcaatttcagtagaaatcattccaaaaatgttttcatttgtaactttcaaacaaaatacaatttctttgttctcctttgaGCGGAAGAACTGGGGTTATTCCATCATCCTGTGTAACCATTGGTTTGAGTTCgggaggtgacaacatctgcagggggtcaaagggggtcattgggacagttctttgatgttacagcatccagaggtatctgtttgaaaaagggggaaggagagggatgttcttcttttgatcgtaatgtagcaggGAGATGATAACAGGAGACGACTGTTCTGGGATCCTTCTATCTTTTTGTTCGGCAGGAAGGGGAGAAGACCCCCCttggggcacgtttgcatttcacagcaggAGGTAGACTCTCTGACTCCACGGACTGGTGAAGCCGGTGTTCTAAGTCAGGTcaacttgggggtttagttccctACAATGTCGTTGGTCAAGAGGACACTGACGAGGAACGTATGGCCCAGCTGTGTCCTGCAGCTGGCCAGTGTGAACCAACTGAAACAGATGGTTCAAAACATATATTTGTTGGTGTTCAGTCTCTTGATTCAAACAGCCAATGGGAAGATGTTGAGACACTTGAAGATGGAGATGAATTTGAGAAGGTCCCGTTTACTCCTTCATCTGGCCAAAGTGAACACATTGAGAAAAATATCTCCAAAGAACTCCATCTTCATTCAACTGAGGATGATTCTGAAATCCAGTCCCTTCCAGAACAATTTCCTAATCGTCGTGATGAAACTCTGGATTTGGTTTCCTCAGTAAATGGACCTGTGGTGGAAGACGTCCCCagacccacccccacccccaagaGGTTTAGAAAAGTTCGGAAATTCTTCTCCAGAGTACGAAAAGCATGTTTAAAGTGCTTGTGTTGCTGTGTGGTG
This window contains:
- the LOC114479600 gene encoding homeodomain-interacting protein kinase 2-like → MADEVVSQLRVGSVLRSSTTEYTILEFIGKGSFGKVAKCQVGITSKLVAVKILKNRDSLEFEMLVALQGLVSLEVMHADIKPDNIMLANIKECAYRVKLIDFGLAIRSSGATQGLLLQPIGYRAPEICLGLLYTESIDMWGLGCTLAFLYLTQNLFIVNCEYLMMKSMVEILGMPSDHDLQFGMHSKRFFRQEKDELGLRWRLKTPEEYSSIHIKEAMEWPTGRPHFTSLDELFYVIKKEDAEEMKDIRMFIDFLKQMLHLDGWARITPEAGLKHPFITMSHLSQDPDRCDYLTKAQEFMSKSEPPLKDVIGQEDTDEERMAQLCPAAGQCEPTETESSKHIFVCVQSLDSNS